A single window of Hymenobacter sp. APR13 DNA harbors:
- a CDS encoding DUF6960 family protein: MPRPKPVIYGLYPWTPDFGFSYIHPANRRSFEWLEPVGKLFEKIAEDEDGEWITLRYDEQQFLVRPELFRELHLRRPAFSFGDAVEEVQPEPGRYRHFGVVSDVFWDEQSDTASYQIVERKRKLPRIFRADELRPD; the protein is encoded by the coding sequence GTGCCCCGACCCAAACCCGTCATCTACGGCCTGTACCCCTGGACGCCCGACTTCGGCTTCAGTTATATTCATCCTGCCAACCGCCGCTCGTTTGAGTGGCTGGAACCGGTGGGCAAGCTGTTCGAGAAAATAGCAGAAGACGAAGACGGCGAGTGGATTACGCTGCGCTACGACGAGCAGCAGTTTCTGGTGCGGCCCGAGCTGTTCCGGGAGCTGCACCTGCGCCGCCCGGCCTTCAGCTTCGGCGACGCCGTGGAGGAAGTGCAGCCCGAGCCTGGCCGCTACCGCCACTTCGGCGTGGTGAGCGACGTATTCTGGGATGAGCAGTCGGACACGGCCAGCTACCAGATTGTGGAGCGCAAGCGCAAGCTGCCCCGCATCTTCCGCGCCGACGAGCTGCGGCCGGATTAA
- a CDS encoding YfcC family protein has product MKTIRFPHPLVLLVGFILLACLLSYVLPTGVFSRHPDAATGRDVVVAGSYHRVPATPVSPLQAIVDIPKGMVDAASVIFLVFLAGGAFTVVDQTGALRSGVDWLLHRFQGREAVVIPIISVLFATMGALENMQEEIVPLIPVLLILMRRIGYPALTAAAVSIGSAAVGAAFSPLNPFQVGIAQKLAQLPLLSGGGFRLAFLVLALAIWIAGTVRYALRHRVQPETNAAADPAALAEGRNHGLVLLLLFAAFAFFAYGVLKLGWDFEQMAALFFGLGVVAGLIGGLGFTGTAEGFLAGFRDIAFSALLIGFARAIFVVLEQGQIVDTIVNALSAPLAGLPVTLSALGMMGVHTALHLPVPSVSGQAVLTMPLLVPLSDLIGLSRQVTVLAYQYGAGLCELITPTNGALMAIVAACGVRFDQWWKFVLPLYLLLLALGATAVMVGIAVGL; this is encoded by the coding sequence ATGAAAACGATACGCTTCCCGCATCCGCTGGTGCTACTGGTGGGGTTTATTCTGCTGGCTTGCCTGCTGAGCTACGTGCTGCCAACCGGCGTGTTCAGCCGCCACCCCGATGCCGCCACCGGCCGCGACGTGGTGGTGGCCGGCTCCTACCACCGCGTGCCCGCCACGCCCGTCAGCCCGCTGCAGGCCATCGTGGACATTCCGAAAGGCATGGTGGATGCCGCTTCGGTCATTTTTCTGGTGTTTCTGGCCGGCGGCGCCTTCACGGTTGTGGACCAGACCGGCGCCCTGCGTAGCGGCGTCGACTGGCTGCTGCACCGGTTTCAGGGGCGCGAGGCCGTCGTGATTCCCATCATTTCGGTGCTGTTTGCCACTATGGGCGCCCTCGAAAACATGCAGGAGGAGATTGTGCCACTGATTCCGGTGCTGCTGATTCTGATGCGCCGCATCGGCTACCCGGCCCTCACGGCGGCGGCCGTCAGCATTGGCTCGGCGGCAGTGGGCGCGGCCTTCAGCCCCCTGAATCCGTTTCAGGTGGGCATTGCCCAGAAGCTGGCGCAGCTGCCGCTGCTGTCGGGCGGGGGCTTCCGACTGGCGTTTCTGGTGCTGGCCCTGGCCATCTGGATTGCGGGCACCGTGCGCTACGCCCTGCGCCACCGCGTGCAGCCCGAAACCAACGCCGCCGCCGACCCGGCCGCGCTGGCGGAAGGCCGCAACCACGGCCTAGTACTGCTGCTGCTGTTCGCGGCCTTTGCCTTCTTCGCCTACGGCGTGCTCAAGCTAGGCTGGGATTTCGAGCAGATGGCAGCCCTGTTTTTCGGGCTGGGCGTAGTGGCCGGCCTCATCGGCGGCCTGGGTTTCACGGGCACGGCCGAAGGCTTCCTGGCTGGCTTCCGCGACATTGCCTTCTCGGCGCTGCTCATCGGGTTTGCCCGCGCCATTTTCGTGGTGCTGGAACAGGGCCAGATCGTCGATACCATCGTCAATGCGCTGTCGGCGCCGCTGGCGGGGCTGCCGGTTACGCTCTCGGCCCTGGGCATGATGGGCGTGCACACCGCCCTGCACCTGCCGGTGCCCAGCGTAAGCGGCCAAGCCGTGCTCACCATGCCGCTGCTGGTGCCCCTCTCCGACCTCATCGGCCTCTCGCGCCAGGTAACGGTGCTGGCCTACCAGTACGGCGCCGGCCTCTGCGAGCTAATCACGCCCACCAACGGTGCCCTCATGGCCATCGTGGCAGCTTGCGGCGTGCGCTTCGACCAGTGGTGGAAGTTTGTGCTGCCGCTCTACCTGCTGCTGCTGGCCCTGGGCGCCACCGCCGTGATGGTGGGTATTGCCGTGGGACTGTAG